Proteins encoded together in one Lathyrus oleraceus cultivar Zhongwan6 chromosome 5, CAAS_Psat_ZW6_1.0, whole genome shotgun sequence window:
- the LOC127080985 gene encoding non-specific lipid-transfer protein 1-like, with protein MEKKYVSLFMVVMVLGMMVSKFEARQIDDITCPEALLSLLPCLPFLQGTGGATPPKNCCDGANSLNQKANTTPIRRDVCNCLKPAASRFGVKPDKSKQLPQLCNITLSVPFDPSIDCNTVQ; from the exons ATGGAGAAGAAATATGTTTCTCTTTTCATGGTTGTGATGGTTCTAGGAATGATGGTATCAAAATTTGAAGCACGTCAAATTGACGACATTACATGCCCCGAGGCTCTTTTGTCCTTGTTGCCATGTCTTCCCTTTTTGCAAGGAACTGGAGGTGCTACACCACCTAAAAACTGTTGTGATGGAGCAAATAGTTTAAATCAAAAGGCAAACACCACCCCGATTCGAAGGGATGTTTGCAATTGTCTCAAACCCGCAGCATCGAGATTTGGAGTTAAACCTGACAAATCAAAACAACTACCACAACTTTGTAACATTACTCTGTCGGTTCCTTTTGATCCTAGCATTGATTGCAACAC GGTTCAATAA
- the LOC127080986 gene encoding non-specific lipid-transfer protein 1-like: MEKKYVSLFMVVVVLGMMVSKFEARQIDDITCPEALLSLLPCLPFLQGTGGATPPKNCCDGANSLNQKANTTPIRRDVCNCLKPAASRFGVKLDKSKQLPQLCNITLSVPFDPSIDCNT, encoded by the coding sequence ATGGAGAAGAAATATGTTTCTCTTTTCATGGTTGTGGTGGTTCTAGGAATGATGGTATCAAAATTTGAAGCACGTCAAATTGACGACATTACATGCCCCGAGGCTCTTTTGTCCTTGTTGCCATGTCTTCCCTTTTTGCAAGGAACTGGAGGTGCTACACCACCTAAAAACTGTTGTGATGGAGCAAATAGTTTAAATCAAAAGGCAAACACCACCCCGATTCGAAGGGATGTTTGCAATTGTCTCAAACCCGCAGCATCGAGATTTGGAGTTAAACTTGACAAATCAAAACAACTACCACAACTTTGTAACATTACTCTGTCGGTTCCTTTTGATCCTAGCATTGATTGCAACACGTAA
- the LOC127080987 gene encoding non-specific lipid-transfer protein 1-like, with protein sequence MEKKYVSLFMVVMVLGMMVSKFEARQIDDITCPEALLSLLPCLPFLQGTGGATPPKNCCDGANTLNQKANTTPIRRDVCNCLKPAASRFGVKPDKSKQLPQLCNITLSVPFDPSIDCNTVQ encoded by the exons ATGGAGAAGAAATATGTTTCTCTTTTCATGGTTGTGATGGTTCTAGGAATGATGGTATCAAAATTTGAAGCACGTCAAATTGACGACATTACATGCCCCGAGGCTCTTTTGTCCTTGTTGCCATGTCTTCCCTTTTTGCAAGGAACTGGAGGTGCTACACCACCTAAAAACTGTTGTGATGGAGCAAATACTTTAAATCAAAAGGCCAACACCACCCCGATTCGAAGGGATGTTTGCAATTGTCTCAAACCCGCAGCATCGAGATTTGGAGTTAAACCTGACAAATCAAAACAACTACCACAACTTTGTAACATTACTCTGTCGGTTCCTTTTGATCCTAGCATTGATTGCAACAC GGTTCAATAA